One Paenibacillus riograndensis SBR5 DNA segment encodes these proteins:
- a CDS encoding 4-hydroxy-3-methylbut-2-enyl diphosphate reductase: MEVIKISPRGYCYGVVDAMVMARQAAQNLDLPRPIYILGMIVHNSHVTNSFEDDGIITLDGHNRLDILDKVDSGTVIFTAHGVSPEVRRLARAKGLTTVDATCPDVTKTHDLIKEKVAEGCEIIYIGKKGHPEPEGAVGIAPEHVHLIEKEEEIAGLSIPSSRIVITNQTTMSQWDIKHIMKKLLEAFPGAEVHNEICMATQVRQEAVAEQAGQCDLVIVVGDPRSNNSNRLAQVSEEIAGVPAHRIADLSELKTEWLQGITKVGVTSGASTPTPITKEVISYLEQYDPALPETWEIKRTVNMSKLLPPVKNKSASTT; this comes from the coding sequence ATGGAAGTCATCAAAATTTCTCCCCGGGGTTATTGCTATGGCGTCGTCGATGCCATGGTGATGGCCCGGCAGGCCGCGCAAAATCTTGATTTGCCCCGGCCGATTTATATACTGGGCATGATTGTGCACAACAGCCATGTTACCAACTCGTTTGAGGACGATGGAATTATTACGCTGGACGGCCACAACCGTCTTGATATTTTGGATAAAGTGGACAGCGGTACGGTGATTTTTACCGCCCATGGCGTATCGCCGGAGGTTCGCCGTCTGGCCCGGGCCAAAGGACTGACCACAGTCGATGCCACCTGCCCGGATGTAACGAAGACACATGACCTTATCAAGGAAAAGGTCGCCGAAGGCTGCGAGATTATCTATATCGGCAAGAAAGGCCATCCGGAGCCTGAGGGCGCCGTGGGGATTGCGCCTGAGCATGTTCATCTGATCGAGAAGGAAGAGGAAATTGCCGGATTGTCCATTCCCTCTTCGCGGATCGTCATTACGAACCAGACTACCATGAGCCAGTGGGATATCAAGCATATTATGAAGAAGCTGCTGGAAGCTTTCCCCGGTGCAGAGGTGCATAACGAGATTTGCATGGCTACCCAAGTGCGCCAGGAAGCGGTCGCGGAGCAGGCCGGTCAGTGTGATCTGGTCATTGTTGTCGGCGATCCGCGCAGCAACAACTCGAACCGTCTGGCCCAGGTGTCGGAGGAAATTGCCGGTGTGCCTGCACACCGTATTGCCGATCTGTCGGAGCTGAAGACGGAATGGCTGCAGGGAATTACCAAGGTCGGGGTAACCTCCGGGGCATCTACGCCTACGCCGATTACCAAGGAAGTCATCAGCTACCTGGAGCAGTACGATCCCGCCCTCCCTGAGACCTGGGAGATCAAGCGTACCGTGAACATGTCGAAGCTGCTGCCTCCAGTGAAGAACAAGAGCGCAAGCACTACCTGA
- the aroF gene encoding 3-deoxy-7-phosphoheptulonate synthase, which yields MIVITSNQTPQEQVNEIIAVIEKEGLQVHLSRGADHTVIGLVGGVTPKLAEHLRQMKGVENVVKISKSYKLASRDFHPEDTVIDIRGVKIGGENLVIMGGPCAVESPEQIDEIARLVKASGGQVLRGGAFKPRTGPYSFQGVGVEGLTMMAEAGKRHGLLTITEVMTPEYVDICAEHADILQVGTRNMQNFDLLRKLGTCGRPVLLKRGFSATYDELLNAAEYILAGGNRDVMLCERGIRTFETYTRNTLDLSAIPVLQNLSHLPVISDPSHGTGRRELVEPMAKASVAAGANGLIIEMHTDPDNSMTGDGVQSLFPEQFDKLLRDLEKLAPLVGRRFSNSLEAAPAL from the coding sequence ATGATCGTCATTACATCCAATCAAACACCGCAGGAGCAGGTTAACGAAATTATCGCTGTTATTGAAAAGGAAGGCCTGCAGGTCCATCTCTCGCGCGGTGCGGATCATACGGTGATTGGTCTGGTGGGCGGAGTCACTCCAAAGCTGGCCGAGCATCTGCGGCAGATGAAAGGCGTGGAGAACGTAGTGAAGATCTCCAAGTCTTACAAACTCGCGAGCCGTGACTTCCACCCGGAGGATACGGTTATTGATATCCGCGGTGTAAAAATCGGCGGCGAGAATCTGGTGATCATGGGCGGGCCCTGCGCCGTGGAATCCCCTGAACAGATCGATGAGATTGCCCGTCTGGTCAAGGCTTCCGGCGGCCAGGTGCTGCGCGGCGGAGCCTTCAAGCCGCGGACGGGTCCTTACAGCTTCCAGGGTGTAGGCGTGGAAGGCCTCACGATGATGGCGGAAGCGGGTAAACGCCATGGCCTCTTGACGATCACGGAGGTAATGACACCGGAGTATGTTGATATTTGTGCGGAGCATGCGGATATTCTTCAGGTCGGCACACGCAATATGCAGAACTTTGACCTGCTGCGCAAGCTGGGCACCTGCGGGCGGCCTGTGCTGCTGAAGCGCGGCTTCAGCGCGACTTACGATGAGCTGCTGAATGCGGCGGAATACATTCTGGCCGGAGGCAACCGCGATGTCATGCTCTGCGAACGCGGAATCCGAACATTCGAAACATACACACGCAATACGCTTGACCTGTCAGCAATTCCTGTGCTTCAGAACCTGAGCCACCTTCCAGTCATTTCCGATCCAAGTCATGGCACAGGCCGGCGTGAGCTGGTTGAGCCGATGGCCAAGGCTTCGGTTGCGGCGGGAGCCAATGGTCTGATTATCGAGATGCATACCGACCCGGACAACTCCATGACGGGAGATGGCGTGCAGTCTCTGTTCCCTGAGCAGTTTGATAAGCTTCTGAGAGATCTGGAGAAGCTGGCACCGCTTGTCGGGCGCAGATTCTCCAATTCGCTTGAGGCAGCTCCCGCCCTTTAA
- the glnA gene encoding type I glutamate--ammonia ligase, translating into MSVEKVLQTIKENNIEWVDFRFVDLGGRAHHISLPASAVDEETFVNGVAFDGSSITGFRGIEESDMVMMPDPGTIYIDPFTAHPTLNIMCDIFTPDGERYERDPRGIAVKAEEFLQASGVGTAAFFAPESEFFIFDDVRYESGMNSSSYFVDSEEAVWNTNRKDEGGNLAFKVGVKGGYVPVAPVDSQQDIRSEMCRLLSEAGLEIERHHHEVATAGQAEINFRFDTLKKTADNLLTYKYIVQNTARQYGKVATFMPKPLFGDNGSGMHVHQSIFNGDSPLFYEKGAYANLSEMALNYIGGILYHAPALIALTNPSTNSFKRLVPGYEAPVNLVFSKGNRSAAVRIPVAAVTPKGCRIEFRTPDSTANPYLAFSAMLMAGLDGIKKKINPVELGYGPLDKNIYELADEDKEKIRSVPGTLEEALDSLEADYEFLTEGGVFTKDFIDNYIALKRSEAQAVAIRVHPHEYSLYFDV; encoded by the coding sequence ATGTCGGTTGAAAAAGTGTTGCAGACGATCAAAGAGAACAATATCGAATGGGTGGATTTTCGTTTTGTAGATTTGGGTGGACGTGCTCACCATATCTCACTTCCAGCTTCTGCTGTTGATGAAGAAACATTTGTGAACGGTGTTGCATTTGACGGTTCTTCCATTACAGGTTTCCGTGGGATTGAAGAATCAGACATGGTTATGATGCCCGATCCTGGCACTATATACATCGATCCTTTTACAGCTCATCCAACGCTTAACATCATGTGCGACATTTTCACACCTGATGGCGAACGTTACGAGCGCGACCCGCGTGGTATCGCAGTAAAAGCAGAAGAGTTCCTGCAAGCAAGCGGTGTAGGTACAGCAGCATTCTTCGCACCTGAGTCCGAGTTCTTCATCTTTGATGATGTGCGTTATGAGAGCGGAATGAACAGCTCCTCCTACTTCGTAGATTCCGAAGAAGCGGTATGGAACACCAACCGCAAAGACGAAGGCGGCAACCTGGCATTCAAAGTAGGCGTTAAAGGCGGCTACGTGCCGGTAGCACCAGTGGATTCCCAACAGGATATCCGTAGCGAAATGTGCCGTTTGCTTAGTGAAGCAGGCCTCGAAATCGAACGCCATCACCATGAAGTGGCAACTGCAGGCCAGGCGGAAATCAACTTCCGTTTTGACACGCTGAAGAAAACAGCCGACAATCTCCTGACTTACAAATATATTGTGCAAAACACTGCACGCCAATACGGCAAAGTGGCAACCTTCATGCCAAAACCGCTGTTCGGCGACAATGGCAGCGGTATGCACGTTCACCAATCCATTTTTAACGGCGATTCCCCTTTGTTCTACGAAAAAGGCGCTTATGCCAACCTGAGTGAAATGGCTTTGAACTACATTGGCGGTATCCTGTATCATGCTCCGGCACTGATCGCACTGACCAACCCAAGCACGAACTCGTTCAAACGTCTGGTTCCTGGCTACGAAGCACCGGTTAACCTGGTATTCTCCAAAGGTAACCGCTCCGCTGCAGTTCGTATCCCGGTAGCTGCTGTGACACCTAAGGGCTGTCGCATTGAGTTCCGCACACCGGACTCCACTGCCAACCCTTACCTGGCATTCTCCGCAATGCTGATGGCAGGTCTGGATGGAATCAAGAAGAAGATCAACCCTGTTGAATTGGGTTATGGTCCTCTGGACAAGAACATCTACGAATTGGCCGATGAAGACAAAGAGAAAATCCGCAGCGTTCCAGGCACACTGGAAGAAGCGCTGGATTCCTTGGAAGCTGACTACGAATTCCTTACAGAGGGCGGCGTATTCACTAAGGACTTCATCGATAACTACATCGCTCTGAAACGTTCCGAAGCTCAAGCGGTTGCCATTCGTGTTCATCCGCATGAATATTCCCTGTACTTTGATGTATAA
- a CDS encoding GH36-type glycosyl hydrolase domain-containing protein, giving the protein MNTMNQSKTGWVFTGSNGDFRLKQPDRSSFLYFPLVNEGGMMSSVSPKLHGQVTSGHNTFLTPPLSVEDLHNSRASRNFWVYVDGKGAWSAAGNSARQNAGMYGEEAEDSELEAGLLWHRVTRESREFGIKAEITSFVPAGNDKVELMKVVLTNISAEELTVTPTAAVPLYARSADDLRDHRHVTSLLNRIYTSAHGVEVQPALSFDERGHRVNHTSYGVFGAAEGGGKPTGFFPVQEKFIGEGGSLDWPEAVVLNREPQTGAGGGVHREGYEALGGLRFAAAALQPGHSISYVLVLAIGDERIDVAALMDKYGSVRAFDAMLRENKSFWADKVNTVEFHTSDPVADQWMKWVTLQPVLRRLYGNSFLPYHDYGRGGRGWRDLWQDCLALLIMEPGDVRSLLLNNYAGVRIDGSNATIIGQQPGEFIADRNNIPRVWMDHGAWPFLTTMLYLDRSGDLDFLLEQQSYFRDSFMARCRERDASWDASAGSTLQTADGASYTGTILEHILLQNLVPFFNVGEHNNILLEGADWNDGLDMASQRGESVTFTSFYASNLLDLSRLLRILKERKGLETLELAEEMTLLLDSLHDAVDYESVAAKRGLLDRYYAAAPNKVSGVRSELTLDRIADDLARKAEWLVDHLRRNEWIQGNQGDGWFNGYYNNDGERVEGEAGGNIRMTLTGQVFPLLGHAAAPEQIPQIIAAVERNLYDGKIGYRLNTDFGGIQQNLGRAFGFAFGHKENGAMFSHMTVMYGNALYKRGYVKEGRKVLDSLYSLSVNFELSRMYPGIPEYINEQGRGMYTYLTGSASWLLLTMVTEVFGVKGKLGDLLLQPKLMKDQFDQDGKASIRTIFAERGLDVVYTAASGAEYGDYQIHSVTLNGAEVTLQRVSEGVLIPRSVLAALPEEGFHLLQVVLA; this is encoded by the coding sequence ATGAACACAATGAATCAGTCGAAAACAGGATGGGTTTTTACCGGAAGCAACGGGGATTTCCGTCTTAAGCAGCCTGACCGGAGCAGTTTTTTATATTTTCCTCTGGTCAATGAGGGGGGAATGATGTCTTCTGTCAGTCCGAAGCTCCATGGTCAAGTCACTTCAGGCCATAATACATTTCTTACTCCGCCCTTGTCTGTGGAAGATCTGCATAACTCCCGGGCCTCCCGCAACTTCTGGGTGTATGTGGACGGCAAAGGGGCCTGGTCGGCAGCAGGGAACTCCGCCCGGCAAAATGCCGGTATGTATGGTGAAGAGGCTGAAGATTCAGAACTGGAGGCGGGTTTGCTGTGGCACCGTGTAACCCGTGAGAGCCGGGAGTTTGGCATCAAGGCGGAAATCACCAGTTTTGTACCCGCAGGCAACGATAAGGTAGAGCTTATGAAGGTTGTGCTTACCAATATCTCTGCTGAGGAATTGACTGTGACGCCTACAGCAGCGGTTCCGCTCTATGCGCGTTCAGCAGATGATCTGCGGGACCACCGGCATGTCACCTCGCTGCTGAACCGGATCTATACCTCTGCGCATGGGGTTGAAGTGCAGCCGGCGCTATCCTTCGATGAGCGCGGACACCGGGTGAATCACACCTCATATGGTGTGTTTGGGGCCGCAGAAGGCGGCGGGAAGCCAACCGGTTTCTTTCCGGTACAGGAGAAATTCATTGGTGAAGGCGGAAGTCTGGATTGGCCGGAAGCGGTAGTTTTGAACCGGGAACCGCAAACCGGCGCAGGCGGCGGTGTACATAGGGAAGGTTATGAGGCGCTTGGCGGACTGCGGTTTGCTGCGGCAGCTTTGCAGCCGGGCCACAGCATTTCATATGTGCTTGTGCTGGCGATCGGTGATGAAAGAATCGATGTTGCTGCGCTGATGGACAAATACGGTTCTGTCAGAGCTTTTGACGCCATGCTCCGGGAGAACAAATCGTTCTGGGCCGACAAGGTGAACACAGTGGAATTTCATACTAGTGACCCGGTGGCGGACCAATGGATGAAATGGGTTACCCTGCAGCCGGTGCTGCGCAGACTGTATGGCAATTCCTTTTTGCCGTACCATGACTACGGCCGTGGCGGCCGCGGCTGGCGGGACCTTTGGCAGGACTGCCTGGCGCTGCTGATCATGGAACCGGGAGATGTGCGCAGTCTGCTGCTGAATAACTATGCCGGGGTCCGAATCGACGGCAGCAATGCGACGATTATCGGCCAGCAGCCGGGCGAGTTCATCGCCGACCGCAACAATATTCCGCGCGTGTGGATGGACCACGGGGCGTGGCCGTTCCTCACCACCATGCTGTATCTGGACCGGAGCGGGGATCTGGACTTTCTGCTTGAGCAGCAGAGCTACTTCCGGGATTCCTTTATGGCCCGCTGCCGGGAGCGGGACGCTTCCTGGGATGCGTCCGCAGGCAGCACTCTGCAAACAGCGGACGGAGCGTCTTATACGGGAACCATTCTGGAGCATATTCTGCTGCAAAACCTTGTTCCGTTCTTCAACGTAGGGGAACACAACAATATTCTGCTGGAAGGCGCAGACTGGAATGACGGTCTGGATATGGCGTCACAGCGTGGTGAAAGTGTCACCTTCACCTCTTTCTATGCCAGCAATCTGCTGGACCTCTCCCGGCTGCTGCGCATACTGAAAGAGCGCAAAGGGCTTGAAACGCTGGAACTGGCGGAAGAAATGACGCTGCTGCTGGATTCATTACATGATGCTGTGGATTATGAGTCCGTAGCCGCCAAGCGGGGACTGCTGGACCGTTATTATGCTGCTGCACCGAACAAGGTAAGCGGCGTCCGTTCGGAGCTTACGCTGGACAGGATAGCGGATGATCTGGCCCGGAAGGCCGAGTGGCTTGTTGATCATTTGCGCCGGAACGAGTGGATACAGGGCAATCAGGGAGACGGCTGGTTCAACGGCTATTACAATAATGACGGGGAACGTGTGGAAGGAGAAGCCGGCGGCAACATCCGGATGACGCTGACAGGCCAAGTGTTTCCGCTCCTCGGCCATGCTGCCGCTCCTGAGCAGATTCCGCAGATCATCGCAGCGGTGGAGCGTAATCTGTATGATGGGAAAATCGGGTACCGGCTGAATACGGATTTTGGCGGCATCCAGCAGAATTTGGGCCGCGCATTCGGGTTTGCCTTTGGTCATAAAGAGAATGGGGCTATGTTCAGCCATATGACCGTGATGTACGGAAATGCACTGTATAAGCGCGGTTATGTAAAAGAAGGGCGCAAGGTGCTGGATTCACTGTACAGCCTGAGCGTAAACTTCGAGCTCAGCCGGATGTATCCCGGCATTCCGGAGTACATTAATGAGCAAGGCAGAGGCATGTATACGTATCTGACCGGCTCGGCGAGCTGGCTGCTGCTGACCATGGTTACCGAAGTATTCGGGGTCAAAGGAAAACTCGGGGATCTCTTGCTTCAGCCTAAGCTGATGAAAGACCAGTTTGACCAGGACGGGAAAGCATCGATACGGACCATTTTTGCGGAGCGCGGGCTGGACGTTGTCTACACCGCTGCAAGCGGCGCTGAGTACGGAGACTACCAGATCCATTCCGTTACGCTGAACGGCGCTGAGGTGACGCTTCAGCGCGTCTCAGAGGGTGTTTTGATTCCCCGCAGCGTGCTGGCCGCCTTGCCGGAAGAAGGGTTCCATCTCCTGCAGGTGGTGCTGGCATAG
- the serC gene encoding 3-phosphoserine/phosphohydroxythreonine transaminase, with translation MSKRAYNFNAGPAALPLTVLERAQAEFVDFRESGMSIMEMSHRGAIYESVHNEAQERLLSLLGNPQGYKVLFIQGGASTQFAMIPMNFVTEGKVGSYVMTGSWAEKAFKEAKLVGGAHAAASSEDKKFLAIPELSSIKAADNAAYLHVTSNETIEGTQFAEYPDAGSIPLIADMSSDILSRSFDVNQFELIYAGAQKNLGPSGVTVVIVKEELIAKSPSNIPTILRYDTHLKNNSLYNTPPSFSVYMVNEVLKWIEEQGGLAGIEVKNRDKAALLYDHIDGSGGFYRGVAEAGSRSIMNVTFRMQSEELEKQFVKAAEQEGFVGLKGHRSVGGLRASIYNAVPYESIKALSDFMKHFQQTQG, from the coding sequence TTGAGCAAGAGAGCATACAATTTTAATGCAGGTCCGGCGGCATTGCCGCTGACAGTACTTGAACGCGCACAGGCGGAGTTTGTCGATTTCCGGGAAAGCGGAATGTCCATTATGGAGATGTCGCACCGTGGGGCAATATACGAATCCGTGCATAATGAAGCGCAGGAACGTCTGCTTTCGCTCCTCGGCAATCCTCAAGGCTACAAGGTTCTGTTCATTCAAGGCGGAGCAAGCACACAGTTCGCCATGATCCCGATGAACTTTGTCACTGAAGGCAAGGTCGGCAGCTATGTCATGACGGGAAGCTGGGCAGAGAAGGCATTTAAGGAAGCGAAGCTGGTTGGAGGCGCACATGCCGCAGCATCTTCCGAAGACAAGAAGTTCCTGGCCATTCCCGAGCTGAGCAGCATCAAGGCTGCGGACAATGCGGCATATCTGCATGTTACCTCGAATGAGACTATCGAAGGAACACAATTTGCGGAGTATCCGGATGCCGGTTCCATTCCGCTGATCGCGGATATGTCCAGCGACATTCTCAGCCGTTCCTTTGATGTGAATCAATTCGAGCTGATCTATGCCGGGGCGCAGAAGAATCTGGGACCTTCCGGTGTTACTGTCGTGATTGTCAAGGAAGAGCTGATCGCCAAGTCGCCTTCCAATATTCCGACGATTCTGCGTTACGATACGCATCTGAAGAACAACTCTCTGTACAATACGCCGCCATCCTTCTCTGTATATATGGTTAACGAAGTGTTAAAATGGATTGAGGAGCAAGGCGGACTGGCCGGCATTGAAGTTAAGAACCGCGACAAAGCAGCTCTGCTGTATGATCATATCGATGGCAGCGGCGGTTTCTACCGCGGAGTTGCGGAAGCAGGCAGCCGTTCCATTATGAACGTGACCTTCCGGATGCAGTCGGAAGAGCTGGAGAAGCAATTTGTCAAAGCAGCCGAGCAGGAAGGTTTTGTGGGGCTGAAGGGCCATCGCAGTGTGGGAGGCTTGCGTGCTTCCATCTACAATGCGGTCCCTTATGAGAGCATTAAGGCGCTGTCTGATTTCATGAAGCATTTCCAGCAAACTCAAGGTTAA
- the trmL gene encoding tRNA (uridine(34)/cytosine(34)/5-carboxymethylaminomethyluridine(34)-2'-O)-methyltransferase TrmL produces the protein MALHIVLVEPEIPANTGNIARTCAATGTHLHLVRPLGFRTDDATLKRAGLDYWHAVHIEYHDSFGEVLEKYAEGRFFYATTKADKRYTDFTFRDGDFFVFGKETKGLSAEILEAGKETVMRMPMSEAVRSLNLSNSAAIIVYEALRQLNFPQLF, from the coding sequence ATGGCATTACACATTGTGCTGGTGGAACCGGAGATTCCGGCCAACACCGGCAATATCGCCCGCACCTGTGCAGCAACAGGCACCCATCTTCATCTGGTCCGCCCGCTGGGCTTCCGTACAGACGATGCTACACTGAAGCGTGCCGGTCTGGATTATTGGCATGCCGTACACATTGAATATCATGATTCCTTTGGGGAAGTGCTGGAAAAGTATGCGGAAGGCCGGTTCTTCTATGCAACAACGAAGGCGGACAAGCGCTATACCGATTTCACGTTCCGGGATGGGGATTTTTTTGTTTTTGGCAAAGAAACCAAGGGCTTGTCCGCTGAAATTCTCGAAGCCGGCAAAGAAACTGTAATGCGCATGCCGATGAGTGAGGCGGTTAGGTCCCTGAACTTATCCAACTCTGCGGCAATTATTGTGTATGAAGCGCTCCGGCAGCTGAATTTCCCGCAACTATTCTAA
- a CDS encoding AbrB/MazE/SpoVT family DNA-binding domain-containing protein, giving the protein MKPAGVVRKVDQLGRIVLPKSLRKRYQMNEGDPVEILVQGDHIILERYRPKCVFCGSMEGVSEYKDRYICADCLTEMTQLSRHA; this is encoded by the coding sequence ATGAAACCTGCTGGCGTAGTTCGAAAAGTAGATCAGCTGGGTAGAATTGTTCTGCCTAAGTCCCTGCGTAAAAGATACCAAATGAATGAAGGTGATCCTGTAGAAATTCTGGTGCAGGGCGATCATATCATTCTTGAGCGTTACCGTCCGAAATGTGTTTTTTGCGGATCGATGGAAGGCGTAAGCGAATATAAAGACCGTTATATTTGTGCGGACTGCCTGACTGAAATGACCCAATTGTCAAGACACGCCTAA
- a CDS encoding phosphodiester glycosidase family protein, giving the protein MMTPVKRVNRFFMLLTAPFLGLLLCLWWYQPPLDLNLDVGQFAAEPGPIKETAELQSALTTAQAAASYTIHSISASAKLYNQTTNAMNALVQMAKTQAARPELIYNRRISSRLGIPADVARSDRITIELYRLNPGNYTAYAMKIKLKDPSAMKMSLAGDGKGGAETTLQAANRYGATAGINAGGFADRAGKRYPLSTTVIGGEYLYGFESTYKDLSFVGLNASGQLIGGKFYSRTQLDQLQPVFGATFVPVLLKNSVKVPIPAKWQLSPKRAPRTVIGKYKDDQLLVMVADGYNENGNSGATLEELQNKLSNMGVIDAYNLDGGGSSSLIFNGRVINKPSDGNLRKVPTNFLFFK; this is encoded by the coding sequence ATGATGACGCCGGTTAAACGAGTCAACCGTTTTTTTATGCTGCTGACCGCGCCGTTTCTTGGCCTGCTGCTCTGCCTATGGTGGTACCAGCCGCCGCTTGATCTGAATTTGGATGTTGGGCAATTCGCTGCGGAGCCCGGACCGATCAAGGAGACAGCTGAGCTGCAGAGTGCGCTTACTACAGCCCAGGCCGCGGCCTCTTACACCATCCATTCCATCAGTGCCAGCGCGAAGCTGTACAATCAGACGACCAATGCCATGAATGCGCTGGTCCAAATGGCGAAGACCCAGGCCGCGCGTCCGGAACTGATCTATAACCGCCGGATCAGCTCCAGATTGGGCATTCCCGCCGATGTCGCGAGAAGCGACCGGATAACCATTGAACTCTACCGGCTAAATCCCGGCAATTATACAGCTTACGCAATGAAAATAAAATTGAAGGACCCGTCCGCCATGAAAATGAGTCTGGCTGGAGACGGCAAAGGCGGAGCCGAAACGACGCTGCAGGCCGCGAACCGCTACGGCGCAACTGCCGGCATCAATGCAGGCGGGTTCGCCGACAGGGCCGGCAAGCGCTACCCGCTCTCCACAACCGTTATCGGCGGGGAGTATCTGTATGGCTTCGAATCCACCTACAAGGATCTCAGCTTCGTTGGTCTGAACGCTTCCGGCCAGCTGATCGGCGGTAAATTCTACAGCCGGACACAGCTGGACCAGCTGCAGCCGGTTTTCGGAGCCACCTTTGTGCCGGTCCTGCTGAAGAACAGCGTCAAAGTGCCCATCCCGGCCAAATGGCAGCTGTCCCCGAAGCGTGCTCCCCGTACGGTGATCGGCAAGTACAAAGACGATCAGCTGCTGGTAATGGTGGCAGACGGATATAACGAAAACGGCAACTCCGGGGCAACTCTGGAAGAGCTTCAGAACAAACTGTCGAATATGGGCGTCATTGACGCATACAATCTGGATGGCGGCGGGTCCTCCTCTTTGATTTTCAACGGACGGGTCATCAATAAGCCTTCAGATGGGAATCTGCGCAAGGTCCCTACCAATTTTCTCTTTTTTAAATAA
- a CDS encoding response regulator transcription factor yields MMKVWRVIIVGCHPTSMLGTKLILEESKEIEVVGMFSNWSEGVHTVQQQQPDLVLTDYQMPEGNVEGALVEMKQSSKSTHFIIMTEEEDKELFQPLIELGASGVLSKGASPRQLLQMISGLREGFLSIPLEWAQDGFRPVASSRGLDGVLQLTQTEMFIMERIVQGITYDKIALEIEVSRRSIDNYLRKIYVKLEVSTRAQAIEKFALFSRQNKQMYA; encoded by the coding sequence ATGATGAAGGTGTGGCGGGTGATCATCGTGGGATGTCATCCCACAAGTATGCTGGGTACAAAATTGATTCTGGAGGAAAGCAAGGAGATTGAGGTGGTGGGGATGTTCTCCAACTGGAGCGAGGGCGTCCACACGGTACAGCAACAGCAGCCAGATCTGGTGCTGACGGATTATCAGATGCCGGAAGGCAATGTCGAGGGTGCGCTGGTAGAGATGAAGCAAAGCTCAAAAAGCACCCATTTCATCATTATGACCGAGGAAGAGGACAAGGAGCTGTTCCAGCCGCTCATCGAGCTTGGGGCCAGCGGTGTGCTCTCCAAGGGAGCATCTCCGCGTCAGCTGCTGCAGATGATCAGCGGGCTACGTGAAGGTTTTTTGTCCATTCCGCTGGAATGGGCCCAAGACGGTTTCCGTCCGGTTGCTTCGTCGCGCGGGCTGGATGGGGTACTGCAGTTGACCCAGACCGAAATGTTCATTATGGAACGGATCGTTCAGGGAATTACATACGATAAAATCGCTCTAGAAATCGAAGTCAGCCGCCGTTCCATCGATAATTATCTGCGGAAGATTTATGTGAAGCTGGAGGTGTCTACAAGAGCGCAAGCGATTGAAAAGTTCGCGCTTTTCTCCAGACAAAACAAGCAAATGTACGCATAG